In Calditrichia bacterium, one DNA window encodes the following:
- the hemB gene encoding porphobilinogen synthase, with amino-acid sequence MFTPYYRMRRLRKNPQIRNMVRETIVTPNDFIYPLFVIPGKDKINPISSMPGNAQMSIDHLVKEAKIVRDLGIQSVILFGIPEHKDACGSDATSENGIICRALVALKEAVPELYLITDVCFCEYTDHGHCGPLKGNEVDNDATLELLQKQVVVQAKSGADMVAPSGMMDGMVGAIREGLDSEGFENIPIMSYAAKFASGFYGPFREAAESTPQFGDRSSYQMDPANGNEAIRETALDVEEGADIIMVKPAMPYLDILQRIKTEFGLPTAAYQVSGEFAMIKAAAERGWLDHDRVMLESLTSIKRAGADLILTYFAKEAAELLG; translated from the coding sequence ATGTTTACCCCATATTACCGGATGCGCCGTCTGCGCAAAAACCCGCAAATTCGCAACATGGTTCGCGAAACGATCGTTACGCCAAACGACTTTATTTATCCGCTGTTTGTGATTCCCGGAAAAGATAAAATCAACCCGATCAGCAGCATGCCGGGCAACGCCCAAATGTCCATCGATCATTTGGTGAAAGAAGCAAAAATCGTTCGCGATTTGGGCATTCAATCGGTCATTTTGTTCGGGATTCCGGAACACAAAGATGCCTGCGGCAGCGACGCCACCAGCGAAAACGGCATTATTTGCCGGGCGTTGGTTGCGCTGAAAGAAGCCGTTCCGGAACTCTATTTGATCACCGATGTGTGCTTTTGTGAATACACCGATCACGGTCACTGCGGTCCGCTGAAAGGCAACGAAGTTGATAACGACGCAACGCTGGAACTTCTGCAAAAACAGGTAGTTGTGCAGGCAAAAAGCGGTGCGGACATGGTTGCGCCATCCGGAATGATGGACGGAATGGTCGGCGCAATTCGCGAAGGTTTGGACAGCGAAGGCTTTGAAAATATCCCCATTATGAGCTACGCGGCAAAATTTGCGTCCGGGTTTTACGGACCCTTCCGCGAGGCTGCGGAATCGACACCGCAATTTGGCGATCGCAGCAGCTACCAAATGGACCCGGCAAATGGCAACGAAGCGATTCGCGAAACCGCGCTGGATGTGGAAGAAGGCGCTGATATTATCATGGTGAAACCTGCGATGCCCTATCTCGATATTCTGCAGCGAATCAAAACCGAGTTCGGCTTGCCGACTGCGGCGTATCAGGTTTCCGGCGAATTTGCGATGATTAAAGCGGCTGCCGAACGCGGCTGGCTGGATCATGATCGCGTAATGCTGGAATCGCTGACCTCCATCAAACGCGCCGGCGCAGACCTCATTTTGACCTATTTTGCAAAAGAAGCGGCTGAGCTGCTGGGTTGA
- the hemG gene encoding protoporphyrinogen oxidase, which yields MKSEIKTDVAIIGAGISGLTAAHFLAKSGKSVVVLEKNSRIGGSIHSEKRDGFLIEHGPNSTLETTPILGELFADLNIQSQLQYATETANKRYIVRYGKLNALPASPPAFIKSSLFSASAKLRLLKEPFIKPAPPEKDESLGAFVQRRLGQEFLDYAINPFVAGVYAGKPETLCIKSAFPKLHQLEQEYGSLIKGAILGARKRKKSAEKAKSHAKMLSFQNGLQTVTDAIGKSLAKQIFTETTIVSIRRDGGQFEIDVQSPDGESHISATSLLLTVPAHQYEKLPFEFDFPLQGQFENIYYPPVSMVYFGYKKQPDCVPLDGFGFLVPEKEQRQILGTLWSSSIFPGRMPDGGAALTTFVGGSRQPENALLPDEQLSELVQNDLRELMGISQKPDVVVIRKWQQAIPQYRLGHQQLMRDIETFEQNNPGIFISGNFRGGISVADCVKQAHGMSETIARFLVENKKVTLETA from the coding sequence ATGAAATCTGAAATAAAAACCGACGTTGCCATTATCGGTGCCGGAATTTCCGGTCTGACCGCGGCGCATTTTCTTGCGAAATCCGGAAAAAGCGTGGTTGTTTTGGAGAAAAACAGCCGCATCGGCGGATCGATCCACAGCGAAAAACGCGACGGATTTTTGATCGAACACGGTCCGAACAGCACACTGGAAACCACACCGATTTTGGGCGAATTGTTTGCCGACCTGAACATACAATCGCAGTTACAATACGCCACAGAAACCGCCAACAAACGCTATATTGTGCGATACGGCAAGCTAAACGCACTTCCGGCATCGCCGCCGGCGTTTATCAAAAGCAGCTTATTTTCGGCATCCGCGAAATTGCGGTTGTTAAAAGAGCCGTTTATCAAACCGGCGCCACCGGAAAAAGATGAATCGCTGGGCGCATTTGTGCAGCGCAGACTCGGGCAGGAATTTCTGGATTACGCGATCAACCCGTTTGTCGCAGGCGTTTATGCCGGAAAGCCGGAAACGCTGTGTATCAAAAGCGCATTTCCGAAGCTGCACCAGTTGGAACAGGAATATGGCAGCCTCATCAAAGGCGCAATTTTGGGTGCGCGAAAACGCAAAAAATCTGCGGAAAAAGCCAAATCGCACGCCAAAATGCTGTCGTTTCAAAACGGTTTGCAGACGGTGACGGATGCCATCGGCAAATCGTTGGCAAAGCAGATTTTCACTGAAACGACTATCGTGAGCATTCGCCGCGATGGCGGACAATTTGAAATCGATGTTCAATCGCCGGACGGCGAATCGCATATTTCCGCAACTTCGCTGTTGCTGACCGTTCCGGCGCATCAGTATGAAAAACTGCCGTTTGAATTCGATTTTCCGTTGCAGGGGCAATTTGAAAATATTTATTATCCGCCGGTGAGCATGGTTTATTTCGGCTACAAAAAACAGCCGGATTGCGTGCCGCTGGACGGATTTGGTTTTCTGGTGCCGGAAAAAGAGCAACGCCAGATTTTGGGAACGTTGTGGAGTTCCAGCATTTTTCCCGGGCGAATGCCCGATGGCGGCGCGGCGCTTACCACGTTTGTCGGTGGTAGTCGACAGCCGGAAAACGCGCTATTGCCGGACGAGCAGTTGAGCGAACTCGTGCAAAACGATCTCCGCGAATTAATGGGCATCAGCCAAAAACCGGATGTGGTTGTCATTCGCAAATGGCAACAAGCGATTCCGCAATACCGGCTCGGGCATCAGCAATTGATGCGCGACATCGAAACATTTGAGCAAAATAATCCGGGAATATTTATTTCCGGTAATTTTCGCGGCGGCATTTCCGTTGCCGATTGCGTCAAACAGGCGCACGGCATGAGCGAAACAATCGCCCGATTTTTAGTTGAAAACAAAAAAGTTACGCTCGAAACCGCGTAA
- the hemN gene encoding oxygen-independent coproporphyrinogen III oxidase, which translates to MKQNYKVSVDSDLLKKYNQPGPRYTSYPTAPHFHEGFTPEHFLQEIEVTNVSKNAPDLSLYFHFPFCRTLCYFCGCNVIITHNPKRIERYLDYLKKEIDLVSAKINPHRKVVQLHWGGGTPTYLTPAQITDIFSYIKAHFNFANDAEISIEIDPRTIKNYHLSTLRRLGFNRVSFGVQDFNVQVQETINRIQTDEQNQFVIDESRRLDFDSVNVDLIYGLPYQTVESYKKTLDRVIELSPDRLAIFNYAHVPWLKKHQQIIPEEAMPDTTERLAILKLVIERLTEAGYVYIGMDHFAKPDDELTKALAEKTLYRNFQGYSTRAGAEVYAMGITAISQLDYVYAQNVKTTKEYETMLDNGQLPTMVGYQLTKDDKIRQFVITEIMCNNRVLKEEVTRRFSINFDEYFAGFETKLEPFVLDGLVEILPDRIEISDAGRLVVRNIAMEFDAYLEKDRQREKPIYSRTV; encoded by the coding sequence ATGAAGCAAAATTATAAAGTATCCGTCGATTCAGATTTGTTAAAAAAATACAACCAGCCGGGACCGCGCTACACCAGCTACCCGACCGCGCCGCACTTCCACGAAGGCTTTACGCCGGAACATTTTTTACAGGAAATTGAGGTGACCAACGTCAGCAAAAATGCACCGGATTTGTCGCTTTATTTCCATTTTCCGTTTTGCCGAACCCTTTGTTATTTCTGCGGTTGCAACGTGATCATTACCCACAATCCGAAACGGATTGAGCGCTATCTGGACTATCTCAAAAAAGAGATTGATCTGGTGAGTGCGAAAATCAATCCCCACCGGAAAGTTGTGCAATTGCACTGGGGCGGGGGCACGCCGACATACCTCACACCGGCGCAAATCACGGATATTTTCAGCTACATTAAAGCCCATTTCAACTTTGCGAACGATGCGGAAATCAGTATCGAAATTGATCCGCGAACCATTAAAAACTACCATTTATCGACCCTGCGGCGTTTGGGTTTCAATCGAGTGAGTTTTGGTGTACAGGATTTTAATGTGCAGGTGCAGGAAACCATCAACCGCATCCAAACGGACGAGCAAAACCAATTTGTGATCGACGAAAGCCGTCGGCTCGATTTTGATTCCGTGAACGTGGATTTGATTTACGGATTGCCGTATCAAACCGTGGAATCTTACAAAAAAACGCTCGATCGCGTGATTGAACTTTCACCGGACCGGCTGGCAATTTTTAACTATGCGCATGTGCCGTGGTTGAAAAAACACCAGCAGATCATTCCAGAGGAAGCTATGCCGGACACCACTGAGCGACTCGCTATTCTGAAACTGGTGATCGAACGGCTCACCGAAGCTGGCTACGTTTATATCGGAATGGATCACTTTGCCAAACCGGACGACGAACTGACCAAAGCGTTGGCGGAGAAAACGTTGTATCGCAATTTTCAGGGATACAGCACCCGCGCCGGTGCGGAAGTTTACGCAATGGGCATCACCGCCATCAGCCAGTTGGATTATGTGTATGCCCAAAATGTGAAAACCACCAAAGAATACGAAACGATGTTGGACAACGGGCAACTGCCGACAATGGTAGGCTACCAATTAACGAAAGATGACAAAATTCGCCAGTTTGTGATTACCGAAATTATGTGCAACAATCGCGTATTGAAAGAAGAAGTAACCCGACGATTTAGCATCAATTTTGACGAATATTTTGCGGGATTTGAAACAAAACTGGAACCGTTTGTGCTGGATGGATTGGTCGAAATTTTGCCTGATCGTATCGAAATTTCCGATGCCGGACGGTTGGTGGTGCGCAACATCGCGATGGAATTTGACGCGTATCTCGAAAAAGATCGCCAGCGCGAAAAACCGATTTATTCCCGCACGGTTTGA
- a CDS encoding uroporphyrinogen decarboxylase, whose amino-acid sequence MSEQNNHLFIDACFRKPVARTPVWMMRQAGRYLPEYRAVRANHDFITMYKTPELAAEVTLQPVDIIGVDAAILFSDILVIPEAMGMELQFHEGRGPVFPSPIRSEKDLSRLHNIDAAAELDFVMDAIKLVRNTLDGKVPLIGFSGAPWTLATYMIEGSGSKNFKHIKEWRYARPDLLHKLLHAISDAVIDYCRAKVTAGAQAIQIFDSWAGILDEDGFNEFALVYVKRIIAAIRQQGVPIIYFAKGAMSWLDKVGESGADVVGLDWTINLSTARKTLGNRVALQGNLDPTALYASPQNIRQFVKKMLAENGSANGHIANLGHGILPDIPVEHAREFINAVKEESVIYHQS is encoded by the coding sequence ATGAGTGAACAAAACAACCACCTGTTTATAGACGCCTGTTTTCGGAAACCGGTTGCACGCACACCGGTCTGGATGATGCGGCAAGCTGGTCGCTATCTTCCGGAATACCGCGCGGTGCGGGCGAATCACGATTTTATAACAATGTATAAAACACCTGAATTGGCTGCGGAAGTAACTTTGCAGCCGGTTGATATTATTGGAGTGGATGCCGCCATTTTGTTTTCCGATATTTTGGTGATTCCCGAAGCGATGGGAATGGAATTGCAATTTCATGAAGGGCGCGGACCGGTATTCCCCTCGCCTATCCGCAGCGAAAAAGATCTGTCCAGATTGCACAATATTGACGCGGCAGCCGAACTGGATTTCGTGATGGACGCGATCAAACTGGTGCGAAACACACTCGACGGCAAAGTGCCGTTGATCGGATTCAGCGGCGCACCGTGGACGTTGGCAACTTACATGATTGAGGGCAGCGGCTCCAAAAATTTCAAACATATTAAAGAATGGCGATATGCGCGACCCGATTTGCTGCACAAATTGCTCCACGCAATTTCCGATGCGGTGATCGATTATTGCCGTGCAAAAGTTACCGCCGGTGCGCAAGCCATCCAGATTTTCGATTCGTGGGCCGGCATTTTGGACGAAGACGGTTTCAACGAATTTGCGCTTGTATATGTTAAACGGATTATTGCAGCGATTCGCCAGCAGGGCGTGCCAATTATTTATTTTGCCAAAGGCGCAATGAGCTGGCTGGATAAAGTGGGCGAAAGCGGCGCCGATGTTGTGGGGCTGGACTGGACGATAAACCTGAGCACCGCACGAAAAACGCTCGGCAATCGCGTTGCGCTGCAGGGCAATCTCGATCCAACTGCGTTGTATGCTTCGCCGCAAAACATTCGTCAATTCGTCAAAAAAATGTTGGCGGAAAACGGCTCTGCAAACGGGCACATCGCCAATTTGGGACACGGCATCTTACCGGATATTCCGGTCGAACACGCCCGCGAATTCATCAACGCCGTAAAAGAAGAAAGCGTTATTTATCATCAATCTTAA
- a CDS encoding uroporphyrinogen-III synthase produces the protein MSALNGKNVLFSRPQNASAAFETAFRSAGANVAFFEPYRIEFADPKEQHISEIISEIDTFDWLLLSSQNGVDALVTALEKQQIDLAILSKILVGTVGVKAAKRLIELVPDAEIYAKAANLQSLLSHISKIHPEETVQLMHVTSVQSLENIAPEIPVNVILQRVPLYQTIANERFDSDILAEILTGKFDVFVFSSPTSFDYFRQIIAGNDLLPSTAIAVFGETTAMHLRENGIDPQIIPDIVSPEELCKSTIDYFEQSSKLEHLSNH, from the coding sequence ATGAGTGCGCTGAACGGAAAAAATGTGCTGTTCAGCCGACCGCAAAATGCCAGCGCAGCTTTCGAAACCGCGTTTCGATCTGCCGGTGCAAATGTGGCATTTTTCGAACCGTATCGTATCGAATTCGCCGATCCGAAGGAACAGCATATTTCAGAAATTATCAGCGAAATTGACACATTCGACTGGCTGCTGCTCAGCAGCCAAAACGGGGTTGATGCGCTGGTGACTGCACTGGAAAAGCAGCAGATTGATCTGGCAATTTTATCGAAAATTCTGGTTGGAACCGTCGGCGTAAAAGCGGCGAAGCGGCTGATCGAATTGGTACCGGACGCTGAAATTTACGCGAAAGCGGCCAATTTGCAATCGTTGCTGAGCCATATTTCCAAAATTCACCCGGAAGAAACCGTTCAATTGATGCATGTAACCAGCGTTCAATCGCTGGAAAATATTGCACCCGAAATTCCCGTAAATGTTATTTTGCAACGCGTTCCGCTGTATCAAACCATCGCAAACGAACGCTTTGACAGCGATATTTTGGCGGAAATTCTCACCGGAAAATTCGATGTTTTTGTATTCAGCAGCCCGACGTCGTTTGATTATTTCCGACAAATAATTGCCGGAAACGATCTGTTGCCTTCAACTGCAATCGCCGTTTTCGGTGAAACTACAGCCATGCATCTTCGGGAAAACGGCATCGATCCGCAGATTATTCCCGACATCGTTTCGCCGGAAGAATTGTGTAAATCGACCATCGATTATTTTGAACAATCGAGCAAACTTGAACATTTATCGAACCACTAA
- the hemC gene encoding hydroxymethylbilane synthase, whose protein sequence is MNNNIIIGTRDSQLALWQTEWVKSHLQHHLPELQFETEEVKTIGDRILDIPLSDIGDKGLFTKELDVALLQNRIDLAVHSLKDLPTILPDGLTIGAITERWDVRDAFISKHGKNLAELPENAVIATGSLRRKAQLLNYRRDFKMVDIRGNLNTRFRKFDDSNWDGMILAVAGIERLGWADRISEKISMDVMLPAVGQGSFAVVCRENDSRILEIIRNINHRPSEIAATAERAMLRTLEGGCHVPIGAFAQVSGQQLHISGCVASLDGSRLLRTEMDASITNAEHTGFTLAKELLKMGAGEILAEISKNEAQSK, encoded by the coding sequence ATGAACAATAATATTATCATTGGCACACGCGACAGCCAATTGGCACTCTGGCAAACGGAATGGGTAAAATCTCATTTGCAACATCATCTGCCGGAATTGCAGTTTGAAACCGAAGAAGTGAAAACAATTGGTGATCGCATCCTGGACATCCCACTCTCGGACATTGGCGATAAGGGATTATTTACAAAGGAATTAGACGTTGCACTATTGCAAAACAGAATTGATTTGGCAGTCCACAGCTTAAAGGATTTGCCAACAATTCTACCCGATGGATTGACCATTGGCGCAATCACCGAACGATGGGATGTCCGCGATGCGTTCATCTCGAAACATGGGAAAAATTTGGCGGAATTACCGGAAAACGCGGTTATCGCGACGGGCAGTTTACGCCGGAAAGCGCAGTTGCTCAACTATCGCCGCGATTTCAAAATGGTCGATATTCGCGGCAACCTGAACACCCGTTTCCGCAAATTTGACGACAGTAATTGGGACGGGATGATTTTGGCAGTTGCCGGCATCGAGCGGCTCGGCTGGGCGGATCGCATCAGCGAAAAAATTTCGATGGACGTCATGTTACCGGCAGTCGGGCAGGGCAGTTTTGCCGTGGTTTGCCGGGAAAACGATAGCCGGATTTTGGAAATTATTCGCAATATCAATCACCGGCCATCCGAAATTGCCGCGACTGCTGAACGTGCCATGTTGCGCACGCTGGAAGGCGGCTGTCATGTGCCGATCGGCGCATTTGCGCAGGTTTCCGGCCAGCAATTGCACATCAGCGGATGCGTTGCCAGTTTGGATGGCAGCCGGTTGCTGCGCACAGAAATGGACGCATCTATCACAAATGCAGAACATACCGGATTTACGCTGGCAAAAGAATTGCTGAAAATGGGTGCCGGTGAAATTTTGGCAGAAATCAGCAAAAACGAGGCGCAGTCGAAATGA
- a CDS encoding glutamyl-tRNA reductase, with amino-acid sequence MSEFDIFIFGLNHKVAPVELREKVAFNESEIPDILIQLVTKLEFSEACILSTCNRSEIYVAAPSTEDVPFRLKSLLTGLRDGISDADFEHFYFLRGEDAVQHLFAVTSGLNSMILGEPQITGQVKDAFRIASETGTISTQLQRFFDSALQTAKRVRTETEIASGAVSVAYAAVELSQKIFRDLGKQQVLLIGSGETGQLAARHLKKKGVGKIFIANRTFEKAHNLAKELDGQAFPFPLMKELLPQIDLVIGATYAPEFVLTKNDFKKILPCRSPKPLFMIDIAVPRNFDPEIKQYENIFLNDMDSLQKIVEGNLSRRQQEVQAAQRIIHQEMLKFRQWRQSLNLTPTIVCLRKKLEEIRDVELKKYQHRSSPQELEMIEQATRGLMNKILHLPLSQLRRYGNGTQESQQRINVVREMFDLTDEHYEQ; translated from the coding sequence ATGAGCGAATTTGACATTTTTATTTTTGGACTGAACCACAAAGTTGCACCGGTTGAACTGCGGGAAAAAGTCGCGTTTAACGAAAGCGAAATCCCGGATATTCTCATTCAACTGGTGACAAAACTGGAATTTTCGGAAGCATGCATCCTTTCGACCTGCAACCGCAGCGAGATTTACGTTGCTGCGCCGTCCACCGAAGATGTCCCGTTTCGGTTGAAAAGCCTGCTCACCGGGTTGCGCGACGGCATCAGCGATGCAGATTTTGAGCATTTCTATTTTTTGCGGGGCGAAGATGCCGTGCAACATTTGTTCGCCGTAACATCCGGGCTGAACTCGATGATTTTGGGCGAACCGCAAATCACCGGTCAGGTGAAAGATGCATTCCGGATCGCCTCAGAAACCGGCACGATCAGCACGCAATTACAGCGATTTTTTGATTCTGCGCTGCAAACCGCCAAACGGGTGCGCACCGAAACAGAAATTGCCTCCGGCGCCGTCAGTGTCGCATATGCCGCAGTTGAGCTTTCGCAGAAAATTTTCCGCGATCTCGGCAAACAGCAGGTATTGCTGATCGGCAGTGGCGAAACCGGACAATTGGCTGCCCGCCATCTCAAAAAGAAGGGTGTCGGCAAAATTTTTATCGCTAATCGCACATTCGAAAAAGCCCACAATTTGGCAAAAGAGCTGGACGGCCAGGCGTTTCCGTTTCCATTGATGAAGGAATTGCTGCCGCAAATTGATCTGGTTATCGGCGCCACTTACGCACCCGAATTTGTGCTGACGAAAAATGATTTCAAAAAGATTCTCCCCTGCCGATCACCCAAACCATTGTTTATGATAGACATAGCGGTTCCGCGAAATTTCGATCCCGAAATTAAGCAATACGAAAATATCTTTTTGAACGATATGGATTCGCTGCAGAAAATTGTGGAAGGCAACCTCAGCCGACGTCAGCAGGAAGTGCAGGCAGCCCAGCGAATCATCCATCAGGAAATGCTGAAATTCCGCCAGTGGCGGCAATCGTTGAATTTAACACCGACCATCGTTTGTCTCCGGAAAAAGCTCGAAGAAATCCGCGATGTCGAATTAAAAAAATACCAACACCGTTCATCACCGCAGGAATTGGAAATGATCGAGCAGGCAACCCGTGGATTGATGAACAAAATTTTGCACCTGCCGCTATCGCAGTTGCGCCGATATGGCAACGGCACGCAGGAAAGCCAGCAGCGGATAAACGTGGTGCGGGAAATGTTTGATTTAACGGACGAACACTATGAACAATAA
- the ccsA gene encoding cytochrome c biogenesis protein CcsA, translated as MEALIYALNIILPVSYITVTIMYGLFFFRSDRTSSKYMSKLLTGTVTIHLIILVLRGYKFGYFPSADIFEMSSVLAFAVAATYVYLQHRLKIQSTGFFILIVVCFLQLLSSIFITFDPEIPEILRSPMFILHTSTVILGYSALFVSAAYSVMYLMLFYDLKSAQFSVIYRKMPSLEELLEMSMRSAFIGFIFFTITIFLGMMWRKYEFPELSHFDPKVITSYGIWLIFGTVLYGKKIGSWTGKWLAYASIGGFLFIILSMVFIKMIVDSFHQFG; from the coding sequence ATGGAAGCACTGATTTACGCATTGAATATAATCCTGCCGGTTTCGTATATCACGGTTACAATTATGTATGGATTATTTTTCTTCCGTTCCGATCGAACATCCAGTAAATACATGAGCAAATTGCTCACCGGAACCGTTACTATCCATTTGATTATTCTGGTGTTACGCGGATATAAATTCGGCTATTTCCCATCAGCCGATATTTTCGAAATGTCCAGCGTTCTGGCATTTGCCGTCGCCGCAACTTATGTGTATCTCCAACATCGCTTAAAAATACAATCCACCGGATTTTTCATTTTAATTGTGGTCTGTTTCCTGCAATTACTGTCCTCCATTTTTATCACTTTCGATCCGGAAATTCCGGAAATCCTGAGAAGCCCGATGTTCATTTTACACACTTCAACGGTCATTTTGGGATATTCCGCATTGTTTGTTTCCGCTGCATACAGCGTGATGTATTTAATGTTGTTTTACGACCTCAAAAGTGCCCAATTCAGCGTCATTTACCGCAAAATGCCATCGCTCGAAGAGCTGCTCGAAATGAGCATGCGATCGGCGTTTATCGGCTTTATTTTCTTCACGATCACCATTTTTTTGGGCATGATGTGGCGCAAATATGAATTTCCCGAACTGTCCCATTTCGACCCGAAAGTGATTACTTCATATGGCATCTGGTTGATTTTCGGAACGGTTCTCTACGGCAAAAAAATTGGCAGCTGGACGGGAAAATGGCTTGCCTACGCCTCCATTGGCGGGTTTTTGTTCATCATTCTTTCGATGGTGTTCATCAAAATGATTGTGGATAGTTTTCACCAATTCGGATAA